A window from Cryptomeria japonica chromosome 1, Sugi_1.0, whole genome shotgun sequence encodes these proteins:
- the LOC131041872 gene encoding chaperonin CPN60-2, mitochondrial — MYRAAAGLVSRVGSRNSRSRLQSASRYGWSRNYAAKEIRFGSEARIAMLQGVEQLADAVKVTMGPKGRNVIIEQSFGSPKVTKDGVTVAKSIEFKDKVKNIGASLVKQVANATNDVAGDGTTCATVLTRAIFTEGCKSVAAGMNAMDLRRGINMAVDAVVTHLKSRARMISTSEEIAQVGTISANGDREIGELIARAMEKVGKEGVITVADGKTLYNELEVVEGMKLDRGYISPYFITNQKTQKCEMENPLVLIYEKKVASLQAVVRVMELALEKQRPLLIVAEDVESEALATLILNKLRAGVKVCAIKAPGFGENRKNNLQDLAALTGAQVISEDLGMKLDKVEPGMLGTAKKATISKDDTIILDGGGDKKAIEERCEQIRTNIEASTSDYDKEKLQERLAKLSGGVAVLKIGGASELEVGEKKDRVTDALNATKAAVEEGILPGGGVALLYATKELDTIPTANFDQKIGVQIIQNALKSPVHIIASNAGVEGAVVVGKLLEQENLDYGYDAAKGEYVDMIKAGIVDPLKVIRTALVDAASVSSLLTTTEAVVAELPKDERSSPGMGGMPPMGGMDF, encoded by the exons ATGTACAGAGCGGCAGCTGGACTTGTTTCTAGAGTCGG GAGCAGAAACTCGCGCTCTCGTCTGCAG AGTGCTAGCAGATATGGGTGGAGTAGAAACTATGCAGCAAAAGAGATCCGTTTTGGAAGTGAAGCACGCATTGCAATGTTGCAAGGTGTGGAACAACTTGCAGATGCAGTGAAGGTGACCATGGGACCAAAG GGTCGCAATGTCATTATAGAACAAAGTTTTGGATCCCCAAAGGTCACTAAGGATGGTGTCACTGTTGCAAAAAGCATCGAGTTTAAGGATAAAGTGAAGAATATTGGTGCAAGCCTTGTCAAGCAAGTTGCTAATGCAACGAATGATGTAGCTGGAGATG GTACAACATGTGCAACTGTACTTACTCGGGCAATATTCACAGAGGGCTGTAAATCAGTAGCAGCTGGTATGAATGCAATGGACTTAAGGCGTGGTATTAACATGGCAGTTGACGCTGTTGTAACACATCTGAAAAGCAGGGCACGAATGATAAGTACATCTGAAGAAATTGCTCAG GTAGGGACTATCTCTGCAAATGGTGACAGAGAGATAGGCGAATTAATTGCTAGAGCAATGGAAAAAGTTGGGAAGGAAGGAGTCATTACTGTTGCG GATGGGAAAACATTGTATAATGAGTTAGAAGTGGTGGAGGGAATGAAGCTTGACAGGGGTTATATATCTCCATATTTTATTACCAACCAAAAGACTCAGAAATGT GAAATGGAGAATCCTCTGGTTTTGATATATGAAAAGAAAGTGGCAAGCTTGCAAGCGGTAGTTCGAGTTATGGAGCTAGCTCTCGAG AAACAAAGGCCTCTTCTAATTGTAGCAGAGGATGTAGAGAGTGAAGCATTGGCTACTTTGATCTTGAATAAGCTTCGTGCAGGGGTGAAG GTTTGTGCTATTAAGGCCCCTGGTTTTGGTGAAAATAGGAAAAATAACTTGCAGGATCTTGCTGCACTTACTGGTGCACAG GTCATATCAGAGGATCTTGGCATGAAGCTTGACAAAGTAGAACCTGGCATGCTTGGAACAGCTAAGAAG GCAACTATCTCTAAGGATGACACTATAATTCTTGATGGAGGTGGTGACAAAAAAGCAATTGAAGAGAGATGTGAACAA ATCCGTACTAATATTGAAGCAAGCACATCTGATTATGACAAAGAAAAGCTTCAGGAGAGGTTGGCAAAGCTATCAGGAGGAGTTGCTGTTCTTAAG ATTGGAGGAGCCAGTGAGCTTGAAGTGGGGGAGAAAAAAGATAGAGTCACTGATGCATTGAATGCGACAAAGGCAGCAGTAGAGGAGGGCATTTTGCCAG GTGGTGGTGTTGCTCTTCTCTATGCAACAAAAGAGCTTGATACAATTCCTACAGCCAACTTTGACCAGAAGATTGGAGTTCAGATAATTCAGAATGCATTGAAG TCTCCTGTACATATAATTGCTTCCAATGCTGGTGTCGAGGGTGCTGTTGTAGTTGGAAAACTACTGGAACAAGAGAATCTTGATTATGGCTATGATGCTGCTAAAG GTGAGTATGTCGATATGATAAAGGCTGGCATTGTTGATCCTCTAAAAGTTATCAGAACTGCATTAGTTGATGCAGCAAG TGTATCTTCGTTGCTGACTACCACAGAGGCAGTGGTTGCTGAACTTCCAAAGGATGAAAGGTCAAGCCCGGGCATGGGTGGCATGCCGCCCATGGGTGGAATGGATTTCTAA